From Paralcaligenes sp. KSB-10:
GATCGCCACGTGTATTCATCGAGATTTTTCATGTCGATCCGAAATATTTCGGATTTTTATTCGGACTTAACGCAGCGGCGCTCATCATTACCTCGCAGATCAGCGCAAGGCTGCTGAACCGCTACTCCCCCGAAACCCTGCTTAAAATCGCGCAAATCTGCCTGGCCGGCATAACCCTGGCGGCGTTGATGGTCACCCTCGCGGGCGCAATGACGCTGCCTCTGCTCATGCTTTGCCTGATCGGCTTCATGGGAAGCCAGGGGTTCGTAAGCCCCAATGCCGCCGCGTTGGCCCTGTCCGAGCAGGGCAATCGCCTGGGAGTGGCATCCGCCCTCATGGGTACATTGCAAATGCTGTGCGGAGCCCTGTCGGGCCTGGCCGTCAGTGAATGGCAATCCAGTACACCCCTGCCTTTGACAGGCATGCTGGCGCTTTGTGCCTGCCTGTCGTGGCTATTTGGGCGCGTGGCCTTACGTACCGCTTGATTAGACTGGGCATTTCGTATTAGAATACTAGGCTTTACGAATGTACCGGTCTTTTAATTAGCCTACACGATTATCCACCAAGGCACAGGCCCGAATACCAAGCTGCATGCCAAACCGCATGCAATGTATGTATGGCCCGAGTCGCCGGTGGGGCAAGTGACGGTGATAGGCCAATCTAAATTATCAAGGGGTATGACCATGGCACGCGTATGCCAAGTTACCGGCAAAGGCCCAATGACGGGCAACAATGTTTCGCACGCAAACAATAAAACCAAGCGTCGCTTTTTACCTAACCTGCAATCGCGCCGCTTCTGGGTCGAGAGCGAAAACCGCTGGATACGCTTGCGCGTTTCCACCAAAGCGATCCGCACAATCGATAAAAACGGCATCGATGTCGTTTTGGCCGACTTGCGCGCCCGCGGCGAACTGGCTTAAGCCACGCTAGCGTTCTAACCATCAGGAGCTGATCATGGCAAAAGGTATACGCGAGAAAATCAAACTCGAATCGACCGCCGGTACTGGTCATTTTTACACGACCACCAAAAACAAACGCAGCATGCCCGAAAAAATGCTGATCAAAAAATTTGATCCCGTTGCTCGCAAGCATGTCGATTACAAAGAAACCAAGCTTAAATAAAAAAAGCGGTTTTTTTATCGAAGACCCCGCCGCGGCGGGGTTTTTTCATGCCCGCCCCAAACACGCCGCCCCTTGGGCCAACCCCGCATTCGACCTCGGCGGCCGCGCCGCCCTATAATGCGGGGTTTACCTTACTGAATTTCACTGAACCCCCGGATCCCATGCAGGAACGTTATAACCCCACTGCCGTCGAAGCGGCCTCCCACCAAAACTGGCAAGCACGCGACGCGTATCGCGTCGTGGAAAACGCCACGTTCCCGGACGGCACGGCCAAGCCCAAGTTCTATGCCTGCTCCATGCTGCCCTACCCGAGCGGCAAACTGCACATGGGGCACGTACGCAACTACACCATCAACGACATGATGGCGCGCCAGTTGCGCATGCGCGGCTATAACGTGCTGATGCCCATGGGCTGGGACGCGTTCGGCATGCCGGCCGAAAACGCCGCCATCAAATCCAAGGTGCCGCCCGCCAAATGGACGTACGACAATATCGCGTACATGAAAAAGCAGATGCAGGCGATGGGTCTGGCCATAGACTGGTCGCGCGAAATGTGCGCCTGCGACCCCCAATACTACAAATGGAACCAGTGGCTGTTTCTGCAGATGCTCGACAAGGGCATCGCCTATCGCAAAACCCAGGTTGTCAACTGGGATCCGGTCGATCAAACCGTGCTGGCCAACGAGCAGGTCATAGACGGACGCGGCTGGCGCTCGGGCGCCCTGGTCGAAAAGCGCGAAATTCCGGGTTACTACCTGCGCATCACCGACTACGCCGATGAACTGCTCGATCACGTGAAAAGCGGCCTGCCCGGCTGGCCCGAGCGCGTACGCCTGATGCAGGAAAACTGGATAGGCAAAAGCGCGGGCGTGCGCTTTGCCTTTACGCACGACATCAAGAACGATACCGGCGAACTCATACAAGACGGACGCATGTATGTCTTTACGACCCGCGCCGACACCATCATGGGCGTTACATTCTGCGCCGTCGCTCCCGAGCACCCGCTGGCCATGCACGCGGCACGCGGCAACCCCGAGCTCGCGGCTTTTATCGAAGCCTGCAAGCAAGGAGGCACGACCGAGGCCGAACTGGCCACGCGCGAAAAAGAAGGGATGCTCACAGGGCTGACCGTCACACACCCGTTGACCGGGGCCCAGGTCGATGTATGGGTCGGCAATTATGTGCTGATCAGCTACGGCGACGGCGCGGTCATGGGCGTGCCCGGCCACGATGAGCGCGATTTTGCCTTTGCCAAAAAATACCGCCTGCCCATCCGCGACGTCATTGCCATCGACGGCAAAACCTATTCCACCGACGCCTGGCAGGAATGGTATGGCGACAAGCAGCAGGGGCACACCGTCCACTCGGGCAAATATGACGGCCTGAGCACCGCCGCGGCCGTCGATGCCGTGGCCGCCGATCTGGCTGCTCAGGGCCTGGGTGAAAAACAAACCACCTGGCGCTTGCGCGACTGGGGGATTTCGCGCCAGCGGTACTGGGGCACGCCAATCCCCATTATCCATTGCCCCGATTGCGGTCCGGTGCCGGTGCCCGAGCAAGACCTGCCGGTGGTGCTGCCCGACGACCTGATCCCCGACGGCAGCGGCAACCCCCTGGCCAAGCACGAGGCATTCCTGTCCTGCAAATGCCCGAAATGCGGAACAGCGGCGCGGCGTGAAACCGACACCATGGATACCTTTGTCGATTCATCCTGGTACTTCATGCGCTACACCTCGCCCAACAACGACAAGGCCATGGTCGATGCCCGCAACGACTACTGGATGCCCATGGATCAATACATAGGCGGGATTGAGCACGCCGTATTGCATCTGCTGTACGCCCGTTTCTGGACGCGGGTCATGCGCGACCTGGGCCTGGTGAAATTCAGCGAGCCCTTCACCCGGCTGCTATGCCAGGGCATGGTGCTCAATCACATCTACTCGCGCAAGAACGCGCAGGGCGGCATCGAATACTTCTGGCCCGAAGAGATCGAAAACACCTACGACGCCAAGGGTGCGATCAGCGGATCGCACCTGCGATCGGACGGATCGGCCGTCCAGTATGGCGGCATAGGCACCATGTCCAAATCCAAAAACAATGGCGTGGATCCCCAGTCGCTCATCGACTCCATGGGTGCCGATACCGCCCGTCTGTTCGTCATGTTCGCCAGCCCGCCGGAACAAACTCTGGAATGGTCCGATTCGGGCGTGGAAGGCGCCAACCGTTTCCTGCGCAAACTCTGGATGCTCTGCCTCGACAGGCAGTCAACCGTACTGGGCGCGCCGGCTGCCGCCGCCGACTGGTCCCAGGCCAGTGAAGCCATCAAGGCCCTGCGGCGCGAAATCCATGGCTTGCTCAAGCAGGCCGATTACGACTATCAGCGCATTCAGTACAACACGGTGGTCTCGACCTGCATGAAAATGCTCAACGCCATCGAGTCGGCCAAACTGGGCGACAGCCAGGCCGCATCGCAGGCCGTGGCCGAAACGCTGAGCATCCTGCTGCGCGTGCTGTATCCGGTCGTGCCCCACATCACCTGGCAGCTCTGGCAGGATCTTGGTTTCGATCGCGCCTACGGCGACCTGCTCGATGCACCCTGGCCCGATGTCGACGCAGCGGCGCTGATTGCCGATGAAATCGAACTCATGCTGCAGGTCAACGGCAAGCTGCGCGGCTCTCTCACCGTCGCCAACGGCGCCAACAAGGCCGACATCGAGCAACTGGCGGTGGCCCACGATGCCGTAGCCCGCTTTCTCGAGGGTCGGCCCGTCAAGCGAGCCATCGTGGTTCCTGGCAAACTCGTCAATATTGTCGGATAAAATCAGCTATGCACAATTTCCAGCTCAGGCACCCTTCCCCATCGACGCAACGCGGCTTGCGGGGGCTTGTCTGCGTTGTGTTATGCGCGTTGCTGGTGGCATGCGGCTTCAAGCTGCGGGGCACTGCGCCTTTGCCGTTCGACACGCTGTATACCAATATTCCCGAAAACTCGGAATTCGGCGCGCAAATGCGGCGCGCCATCCAGGCCAGCTCGCCCAATACCCGGTTTGTCGACAAACCGGGCGATGCCCAGGCCAAGCTGATTCAATTGGCCAACAACCAGTCCCTGCGCGAAGTTTCCATCAATGCCCAGGGCCTGGTCGAAGAATACGAGCTCAACCTGACCTTCGTCTTCGAACTGATCGATGCCAAGGGCCACATACTGCTGCCGCCCACCACACTCACTTCCAGCCAGGACATGCCTTACGATCCAAATGCGATTCAGGCCAAGCAGGGAGAAATCGGCACCATGTTCAAGCAAATGCAGAAGAGCCTGGTGGACCGCGTCGTTCGGCGCCTGAGCTCGCCCGATGTGACCGAAGCCGTCAAGAACCTGGACCAGCAGCCGATCGAAGAAAACCCCAAAGGCTCTTCACGGTACCAGAATACGCCCAAACCCACGCCCTGGATCACGCCGCGCATCTCGCCGGGAACCGGGCTGCAGTAAGGCTGCCATGGGACGCCGACTCGACATCGACAGCCTGTTGAAAAGCCTTCAACAGGCTCAAGCCGCGCTTGATCCGCTTTACATTGTGTCGGGCGACGAACCCCTGCTGATCACCGAAGCCATGGATGGCTTGCGTGCCGCGGCCACCAGGGCGGGCTATGCCGAGCGCACCAGCCTCATGCTCGACGCGCGCAGCGATTGGAGCACCGTTACCGCGGCAACGCAGAACATCTCGCTGTTTGGAGATCGACGCCTGATCGAATTGAAAATCCCCACCGGCAAGCCTGGCAAGACAGGCGGCGAAGTCCTCCTCAAACTGGCCGGCATGGCGCAAAGCGGCGAGCTTGCCGATACGCTTGTGCTGGTCAGCCTGCCGCGGCTGGATAAGACAACCCGCACCAGCAAATGGGCACAGGGCCTGATGCAGTGCGGCACAGCCATTGAACTGGCCAACGTCGAGCGCACCGATCTGCCCCGCTGGATACAGCAACGGCTGGCCAGGCAGAATCAGCAGCTCGATCCGGCAACGCTCGAATGGATGGCCGACAAGGTCGAAGGCAACTTGCTGGCGGCTTTTCAGGAAATACAGAAACTGGCCCTGTTGTACCCCGAAGGCAAGATCGACGCCGCCGACGTCGAGCGCGCCGTCCTGAACGTGGCGCGCTACGATGTATTCGGCCTGCGCGATGCCATGCTGGCCGGCCAGGCAGCCAAGGCCCTGACCATACTGGCCGGACTGCGCGCCGAAGGAGAAGCGCTGCCCCTGGTACTCTGGGCGGTCGGCGACGAAATCCGCATCATGGCCCGGCTGGCGCTGGCCCAGTCGCTGGGTCGCGACTTGGGAAGCGAGATGCGCAATCAACGGATTTTCGGGGCACGCGAACAGCTGGTGCGCCAGACGCTGGCGCGCGTGCCGCACAAGGCGTGGCCGGCCGCCGTCCAGCACGCCCACGATGTCGATCGCCTTATCAAAGGGCTGAAGGTGCCCGGCCGGCTCGACGACCCATGGGAAGAAATGGGGCGGCTTGCCCTGCGTATCGCCGCCGGCAAACCCAGGGCCGCACATTGACCGTCGCCGCCCGTTTTTGTGAAAGCCCGGAAAGCTGGGATAATCCCGGTATCCCCTGTTTTATTTGAATCATGACCGACTCCACCGTTCTCGACGCAGCGTCAACCGACGCAGTCATCCACGACATGACCGTTCTGGGCATGCAGGCCCGCCAGGCCTCGCGCCTCATGATGAAAGCCGCGGGCCACGCCAAGGCTCACGCCCTGCGTGCCATGGCCGCACGCCTGCAAGCCAATAAAGAATATCTGCGGGAAGAAAATGCCAAAGACCTCGACCATGCCAGGAAGAATCAACTGGCCCCGGCCATGATCGATCGCCTGACGCTGTCCGACAAGGCACTGAACACCATGGCCACGGGCCTGCTGCAAATTGCCGACATGCCCGACCCCATCGGCAGCCAGACGGCATCCACCACGCGGCCCAACGGCATGCGTGTGGCGCAGATGCGCGTACCTCTTGGGGTGATCGGCATTATTTACGAATCGCGCCCCAACGTTACCATCGACGCCGCCGCGCTCTGCCTGAAATCCGGCAATGCCGTCATTTTGCGCGGCGGCAGCGAAGCCCTGCATTCCAACCTGGCGCTGGGCTCCATTATCCAGGAAGGCCTGGCCGATGCGGCGCTGCCCGCCCATGCCGTGCAGGTCGTGGGCACCACCGACCGCGCGGCGGTGGGTCAATTGATTACCATGACCGACTATATCGACGTCATCGTTCCGCGCGGCGGCAAGGGCCTGATCGCACGGCTTTCGGCCGAGGCCAAGGTGCCGCTCATCAAGCATCTGGACGGCAATTGCCATGTATATATCGATGCCGCCGCCGATCTCGACAAGGCGCACAATGTCGCCGTCAATGCGAAAACCTACCGCTATGGCGTCTGCGGCGCCATGGAAACCCTGCTGGTGCACCAGGACATCGCCGCCCGCATTCTGCCGCGCCTGGCTAAAACACTGGGCGACAAAGGGGTTGAGTTGCGCGGCTGCGAACGAACCCGGGCCCTGGTTGCAAGCGCCATACCGGCCACCGAGGAAGACTGGGCCACCGAATACCTCGCGCCCATACTGGCGATCCGAGTCGTCGACAGCCTGGATCAGGCCATCGAGCACATTGCGCGCTGGAGCTCCGGCCATACCGAATCGATCGTCACTGAAAGCCTGCCCGCCGCCACGCAGTTCCAGCGCGAAGTCGACTCAAGCTCGGTCTACATCAATCTGCCCACCTGCTTCGCCGATGGCTTCGAATACGGCCTGGGCGCCGAAATCGGCATCTCGACCAATCGTTTGCACGCCCGCGGTCCGGTCGGCCTCGAAGGCCTGACCACGCTCAAATGGGTACTTACCGGCGAAGGCCAACTGCGCGGCTGAAAACGCCGGCTTCCCACCGGCAAGCCGCACGGCTTTCGCGGTTTGCGCGCAGGTCATTTTTTATTGAACGGCGTCATGCTCTGGATTAAAACCTTCCATATTCTATTTGTCGTTTCGTGGTTTGCGGGCCTGTTCTATTTGCCGCGCATCTACGTCAATCTGGCGCAAACGCAAGACGGCGCAACCTTCGACTGCCTGCTGGGCATGGCCCGCCGGTTATACCGGTTCATGACTCCCCTGGCGGTTCTGGCGGTGATCTTCGGACTATGGCTTTTCCTGGGTTACAAAATAGGCCAGGGCAGCGGCTGGATGCACGCCAAGCTTTTTTTCGTCGTCCTGCTCGTCGGCTATCATCATGCCTGCGGACGACTACTCAAAAAATTCTCGGCGGGGCAAAATACCCGCAGCCACCGGTTTTACCGATGGTTTAACGAAATACCCGTTATTCTGCTGCTGATCATCATTATTCTGGTCGTAGTCCGACCCTTTTAAGTCCAGGCGACCATGACCGATAGTCCCAAGCCCAAAAAAACGCTTACGCTCAAAAAAACAGCGGCCGCCCGCCCCTCCGAAGCGCCGGCTGAACGCCGCAAACGAGCCGGAGGACGGGCTCGCCAGGTTGCCCAGCTCGAGCGCGCACGCGATCAGCAGCGCAACACACGCGAGCCTGCTCCTCTTCCTCCCATCGCCGTGGCGTCCGCCCCCCGCAAACAGCGCTCCCGCAACGCATCCAGCCAGGAACACGCCGCGCCAGCGGCCGCCACACCCGAAACCGACGAATTTCATGCCCGGCACACCGAGCATCGGGGCTCCCGATCGCAGTCGCGCGCCGAAATATTTCCTGTCTTTGCCCCCTGCCCCCAAGGTATCGAAGAAGCACTGGCCGCCGAACTGCAAGCCCTGGGTTTCGACCAGGTCCAGCCCGCCCGCGCGGGATGCAGCTTTTACGCCGACTGGACCGGCATACAACGTGCCAATCTGTATTCCAGGCTGGCCACGCGCATTCTGGTGCAAGTGGCCCACGGCCCGGTTCATCATGAAGACGACATCCTCGATCTCGCCTATCGCACTCCCTGGGAACGCTGGTTTGGCGCCGAACAAACCCTGCGTGTCGATACCTCGGCCATACGCAGCCCCATGAAAAGCCTGCAATACTGCAATCTGCGCGCCAAGGACGGCATCTGCGACCGCCTGCGGGACCGCGAAGGCAGCCGCCCCGATATCGATACGGTCAGGCCCGATGCCCGAGTACACCTGTTCCTCACCGAGGATACCGGCACACTCTATCTCGATACTTCGGGTGAATCGCTGTTCAAACGCGGCTGGCGACTCGACAAGGGCAGCGCCCCGCTACGCGAGAATCTGGCGGCGGGCCTGCTGGCGCTTTCCGGCTGGGACCCGTCCCAGCCTCTGCTGGACCCTTTCTGCGGCAGCGGCACAATACTTATCGAGGCGGCCTGGATCGCGCTGGGCGTGCCGGCCGGCATCTGGCGCCCATTCGGCTTTGAGCGCCTGCGCAACCACGACGCGCGGCATTGGCGCGACATCAAGGACGAGGCCCGCACACATATCGCGCCGCAGCTTGAAAGCCCGCTGGTCGGCTACGATATCGACCCCGCCGCCATCGACGCCGCCAAACTCAATATGGAACGCGCGTGGTTGACCACCGATTCAATCCGCTTCGAATCAGGCGATGCCCGACAGGTCCGGCCACCGGCCGAATCGGGCTGGCTTATTACCAACCCCCCCTACGGTGAACGCCTGGTCAACGACGAGGCCGGCCTGTGGCGCGCCTGGTCGGAAAATCTCAAAAAGAACTATAGTGGCTGGGAAATCAGCATTATTTCCAGCGACATGGACTTGCCGCAATTGCTGCGCCTCAAGCCCAAGCGCCGCTACCCCTTGTACAACGGGGCCCTGGATTGCCGCTTGTTCAGCTTCGAGATGGTCGCGGCCGGCTATCGCCGCCCAGGCTCCTGACACATACTGTGCTGTAGCGCAACATTTTTATGGCAGTGCAACATAATTCTTGCTTAAATCTAGGGTTAACCCCTATAATAGGGTTAACCCTGAGCGAAACGCTCAATTTAAGTAGAGTAAATAGCCATGAAAGACCTGAACCAAAACATCCGCCTTACCGACGAACTCGAACGCCAGTTGATGCTGCAAGCGATTGAAGAGCAGTTCCGCTTCAAGCCGGCCGTCGCGCTCAAAAACCTGGCAGGCAGGATTGCCGGCCTGTTTCAGTCGGCACCGAGCCACGCTCAGGTCAAATCCGCCAGCTAAAAGCTGACGGCAAGGCTGCCATGACAGCCTTGCAGGGCATCCGATGCCCTAAGCACATAAAAGCCGCGCTCAGCGGCTTTTATTCTGTGGGGCCACGAATTGCGGGATAATAGCGCCTATGAATTCAAGCAAATCCTTGTCCGCTGACGCCGTCCGGCAACCAATGTCGCCCCCCATGTCCACCTCCCCCTCGCGCTGGCGCCGGTTCGCCTGCATGATGTATGAAGCAGTACTGTTGTTCGGGGTGATTTTCCTCGCGGGCTACCTGTTCGACACGCTTACGCAAAGCCGCAGCGGACTCATGCTGCGCCATACCCGGCAAGCCTTGCTATTTGTTGCAATCGGCCTGTATTTTGTGCTTTGCTGGCGCAAGCAGGGGCAAACCCTGCCCATGAAAACCTGGAACATCCGGCTGATCGATCGCAACGGCGCCTCTCCGCCGCTCTCTCGTCTGATTCTGCGCTATATCCTGATCTGGCCGATTCCCCTGGTTGCGGCAATGCTGGTGCGCGCCGCCTCGCATGCCAGCGGTTACAGCTCTACCGACCTGCTCATCGTCGCGGCCCCATTCACCTTGTTTCTCTGGACCTGGATCGATGCCGATCAGCAGTTTCTCCACGACCGCCTGCTGGGGACACGTCTGATCGCAGTGCCGGACACACCCAAACACCCCGTATAAACCCTAGGGTATTCGGCTTTCTTATCGAGGGGGATTGCACAGAACCTGCTTGTCCGTCATGCTTTAGGGTAGGTCGCACCTCCCCCCGCGCCATTCGATACAGAAGACAATGAACGACCAATACTCGGATCTGTACCCGTCTTACCAATGGTTTGTCCCTTCTCAATTCAATATCGCCCAGGCGTGCGTGCATCGCTGGGCGGAAAATCCGCATGAAGGCCGGCGCATCGCGATCTACTTCGAAGACGAACTCGGCCACCGCGAAGTCTGGACCTACGCCCGCCTGTCTGAAACCGCCAATCAGTTGGCCAATGGCCTTAGCAGAATGGGGGTCGTACCCGGCGACCGCGTGGCTGTCGTCATGGCGCAACGCCCCGAAACCGCCGCGGCCTACATGGCCATTTTCAGCGTCGGCGCCATCGCCATGCCTCTGTCGGCGCTATTCGGCGCCGACGGCCTGAGCGTGCGCCTGCGCGACTCCGAGGCCCGTGTCGCCATTGTCGACCACACCACCGGGCCCGATTTGCTCCAGGCCCAAACGCAATGTCCCGCGCTCACGCAAGTCATAGGGCTGGGCTTTCTGCACGACAGCATCATTCCGTGGCGTTCGCTTCTGGCTCGGCAAGCCACCAGTTTTAAAAGCGTCGTCACCAAGTCGTCCGACCCCGCCCTGCTGCTATACACGTCGGGAACCACGGGTGCCCCCAAGGGCGCTTTGTTGCCCCACAGCGCCCTGATCGGCAATCTGCCCGGCTTTGTCGCCTCGCAAGACTGGTTTCCTCAAAAGTCCGACATTTTCTGGAGTCCGGCCGACTGGACCTGGACAGGCGGGCTCGTCGACTCGCTGTTGCCCACTCTGTATTTCGGGCACTCCATCGTGGGCACCCTGGGTCGATTCTCCGCCACGCGCGCCTTCGAAATCATGGAGCGCTATCAGGTCACCAATACATTCCTGTTTCCCACAGCCATCAAAATCATGATGGACGAAATCCGGGCGCCGCGCGAGCACTACAAACTTGCCTTGCGTTGCATCATGAGCGCCGGGGAAAGCGTGGGAACCGCCGTTTTCGACTGGTGCGAGCGCGAACTGGGCATTACCCCCAACGAAATGTTCGGCCAAACCGAAATGAACTACCTGATCGGCAACAGCCGCCATAAATGGCCCGCCAAACCAGGCAGCATCGGCCGCCCGTATCCGGGCCACCGGCTTGCCGTCCTCAATGCGCAAGGCAAGCCCTGCGCCGTTGGGCAGATCGGCGAAATCGCGCTTAACCGCTACGATATGCACGGGTATCCCGATCCCGTATTATTCCTTGGATATTGGCGCAACGACCTGGCCACTCAGGCAAAATTCATCGGCGACTGGTGTTTAACCGGCGACCTGGCCCAGGTCGATAAAGACGGCTATTTCTGGTATGCCGGCCGCAGCGACGATGTTTTCAAGAGCTCAGGATACCGCATCGGGCCTGGCGAAGTCGAAAACTGCCTCATCACCCACCCGGCCGTGGCCAACGCCGCCGTCGTACCCAAGCCCGACGCCACCCGAGGCGCCCTGGTCAAGGCATACGTCGTTTTACGATCCGGCTTTCACGATACAGACAAGGCGGGCCTGGTCAAGACGCTGCAGGAACACGTCAAGTCCCGTCTCGCTCCCTACCAGAGTCCCAGGGAAATCGAGTTCGTCGACGCGCTGCCC
This genomic window contains:
- the rpmB gene encoding 50S ribosomal protein L28, producing MARVCQVTGKGPMTGNNVSHANNKTKRRFLPNLQSRRFWVESENRWIRLRVSTKAIRTIDKNGIDVVLADLRARGELA
- the rpmG gene encoding 50S ribosomal protein L33; the protein is MAKGIREKIKLESTAGTGHFYTTTKNKRSMPEKMLIKKFDPVARKHVDYKETKLK
- the leuS gene encoding leucine--tRNA ligase produces the protein MQERYNPTAVEAASHQNWQARDAYRVVENATFPDGTAKPKFYACSMLPYPSGKLHMGHVRNYTINDMMARQLRMRGYNVLMPMGWDAFGMPAENAAIKSKVPPAKWTYDNIAYMKKQMQAMGLAIDWSREMCACDPQYYKWNQWLFLQMLDKGIAYRKTQVVNWDPVDQTVLANEQVIDGRGWRSGALVEKREIPGYYLRITDYADELLDHVKSGLPGWPERVRLMQENWIGKSAGVRFAFTHDIKNDTGELIQDGRMYVFTTRADTIMGVTFCAVAPEHPLAMHAARGNPELAAFIEACKQGGTTEAELATREKEGMLTGLTVTHPLTGAQVDVWVGNYVLISYGDGAVMGVPGHDERDFAFAKKYRLPIRDVIAIDGKTYSTDAWQEWYGDKQQGHTVHSGKYDGLSTAAAVDAVAADLAAQGLGEKQTTWRLRDWGISRQRYWGTPIPIIHCPDCGPVPVPEQDLPVVLPDDLIPDGSGNPLAKHEAFLSCKCPKCGTAARRETDTMDTFVDSSWYFMRYTSPNNDKAMVDARNDYWMPMDQYIGGIEHAVLHLLYARFWTRVMRDLGLVKFSEPFTRLLCQGMVLNHIYSRKNAQGGIEYFWPEEIENTYDAKGAISGSHLRSDGSAVQYGGIGTMSKSKNNGVDPQSLIDSMGADTARLFVMFASPPEQTLEWSDSGVEGANRFLRKLWMLCLDRQSTVLGAPAAAADWSQASEAIKALRREIHGLLKQADYDYQRIQYNTVVSTCMKMLNAIESAKLGDSQAASQAVAETLSILLRVLYPVVPHITWQLWQDLGFDRAYGDLLDAPWPDVDAAALIADEIELMLQVNGKLRGSLTVANGANKADIEQLAVAHDAVARFLEGRPVKRAIVVPGKLVNIVG
- the lptE gene encoding LPS assembly lipoprotein LptE — translated: MHNFQLRHPSPSTQRGLRGLVCVVLCALLVACGFKLRGTAPLPFDTLYTNIPENSEFGAQMRRAIQASSPNTRFVDKPGDAQAKLIQLANNQSLREVSINAQGLVEEYELNLTFVFELIDAKGHILLPPTTLTSSQDMPYDPNAIQAKQGEIGTMFKQMQKSLVDRVVRRLSSPDVTEAVKNLDQQPIEENPKGSSRYQNTPKPTPWITPRISPGTGLQ
- the holA gene encoding DNA polymerase III subunit delta; its protein translation is MGRRLDIDSLLKSLQQAQAALDPLYIVSGDEPLLITEAMDGLRAAATRAGYAERTSLMLDARSDWSTVTAATQNISLFGDRRLIELKIPTGKPGKTGGEVLLKLAGMAQSGELADTLVLVSLPRLDKTTRTSKWAQGLMQCGTAIELANVERTDLPRWIQQRLARQNQQLDPATLEWMADKVEGNLLAAFQEIQKLALLYPEGKIDAADVERAVLNVARYDVFGLRDAMLAGQAAKALTILAGLRAEGEALPLVLWAVGDEIRIMARLALAQSLGRDLGSEMRNQRIFGAREQLVRQTLARVPHKAWPAAVQHAHDVDRLIKGLKVPGRLDDPWEEMGRLALRIAAGKPRAAH
- a CDS encoding glutamate-5-semialdehyde dehydrogenase, which codes for MTDSTVLDAASTDAVIHDMTVLGMQARQASRLMMKAAGHAKAHALRAMAARLQANKEYLREENAKDLDHARKNQLAPAMIDRLTLSDKALNTMATGLLQIADMPDPIGSQTASTTRPNGMRVAQMRVPLGVIGIIYESRPNVTIDAAALCLKSGNAVILRGGSEALHSNLALGSIIQEGLADAALPAHAVQVVGTTDRAAVGQLITMTDYIDVIVPRGGKGLIARLSAEAKVPLIKHLDGNCHVYIDAAADLDKAHNVAVNAKTYRYGVCGAMETLLVHQDIAARILPRLAKTLGDKGVELRGCERTRALVASAIPATEEDWATEYLAPILAIRVVDSLDQAIEHIARWSSGHTESIVTESLPAATQFQREVDSSSVYINLPTCFADGFEYGLGAEIGISTNRLHARGPVGLEGLTTLKWVLTGEGQLRG
- a CDS encoding CopD family protein: MLWIKTFHILFVVSWFAGLFYLPRIYVNLAQTQDGATFDCLLGMARRLYRFMTPLAVLAVIFGLWLFLGYKIGQGSGWMHAKLFFVVLLVGYHHACGRLLKKFSAGQNTRSHRFYRWFNEIPVILLLIIIILVVVRPF
- a CDS encoding class I SAM-dependent RNA methyltransferase; amino-acid sequence: MTDSPKPKKTLTLKKTAAARPSEAPAERRKRAGGRARQVAQLERARDQQRNTREPAPLPPIAVASAPRKQRSRNASSQEHAAPAAATPETDEFHARHTEHRGSRSQSRAEIFPVFAPCPQGIEEALAAELQALGFDQVQPARAGCSFYADWTGIQRANLYSRLATRILVQVAHGPVHHEDDILDLAYRTPWERWFGAEQTLRVDTSAIRSPMKSLQYCNLRAKDGICDRLRDREGSRPDIDTVRPDARVHLFLTEDTGTLYLDTSGESLFKRGWRLDKGSAPLRENLAAGLLALSGWDPSQPLLDPFCGSGTILIEAAWIALGVPAGIWRPFGFERLRNHDARHWRDIKDEARTHIAPQLESPLVGYDIDPAAIDAAKLNMERAWLTTDSIRFESGDARQVRPPAESGWLITNPPYGERLVNDEAGLWRAWSENLKKNYSGWEISIISSDMDLPQLLRLKPKRRYPLYNGALDCRLFSFEMVAAGYRRPGS
- a CDS encoding RDD family protein gives rise to the protein MSTSPSRWRRFACMMYEAVLLFGVIFLAGYLFDTLTQSRSGLMLRHTRQALLFVAIGLYFVLCWRKQGQTLPMKTWNIRLIDRNGASPPLSRLILRYILIWPIPLVAAMLVRAASHASGYSSTDLLIVAAPFTLFLWTWIDADQQFLHDRLLGTRLIAVPDTPKHPV
- a CDS encoding acyl-CoA synthetase encodes the protein MNDQYSDLYPSYQWFVPSQFNIAQACVHRWAENPHEGRRIAIYFEDELGHREVWTYARLSETANQLANGLSRMGVVPGDRVAVVMAQRPETAAAYMAIFSVGAIAMPLSALFGADGLSVRLRDSEARVAIVDHTTGPDLLQAQTQCPALTQVIGLGFLHDSIIPWRSLLARQATSFKSVVTKSSDPALLLYTSGTTGAPKGALLPHSALIGNLPGFVASQDWFPQKSDIFWSPADWTWTGGLVDSLLPTLYFGHSIVGTLGRFSATRAFEIMERYQVTNTFLFPTAIKIMMDEIRAPREHYKLALRCIMSAGESVGTAVFDWCERELGITPNEMFGQTEMNYLIGNSRHKWPAKPGSIGRPYPGHRLAVLNAQGKPCAVGQIGEIALNRYDMHGYPDPVLFLGYWRNDLATQAKFIGDWCLTGDLAQVDKDGYFWYAGRSDDVFKSSGYRIGPGEVENCLITHPAVANAAVVPKPDATRGALVKAYVVLRSGFHDTDKAGLVKTLQEHVKSRLAPYQSPREIEFVDALPMTTTGKIRRHVLRAREQQLSSGHGQPHKK